In Pseudonocardia sp. HH130629-09, a genomic segment contains:
- a CDS encoding plasmid pRiA4b ORF-3 family protein: MVEVPGEASLAVLHEVVQDAMGWTNSHLHEFEIDGVRYGLPDPDWDTGTLDEAKTKLFRVLAAGDDAGYVYDFGDNWHHVLVVDAVTIPEPGVRYPRCVEGQGACPPEDVGGVFGYSEFVDALADPDHAEHAERVEWWGSDRFDPHHFDLVATDRALERLAGASATARS; this comes from the coding sequence GTGGTCGAGGTTCCGGGTGAGGCCAGCCTCGCGGTCCTGCACGAGGTCGTGCAGGACGCGATGGGCTGGACCAACTCCCACCTGCACGAATTCGAGATCGACGGTGTCCGCTACGGGCTGCCTGATCCGGATTGGGACACCGGCACGCTCGACGAGGCCAAGACGAAGTTGTTCCGGGTGCTGGCTGCCGGTGATGACGCCGGCTACGTCTACGACTTCGGCGACAACTGGCACCACGTTTTGGTCGTCGACGCGGTCACCATCCCAGAGCCTGGGGTGCGGTACCCACGCTGTGTCGAGGGTCAGGGTGCGTGTCCGCCCGAGGATGTGGGCGGGGTGTTCGGCTACTCGGAGTTCGTCGACGCACTCGCCGATCCCGATCATGCTGAGCACGCCGAGCGGGTCGAGTGGTGGGGCTCGGACCGGTTCGACCCACACCACTTCGACCTCGTCGCCACCGACCGAGCGCTGGAGCGTTTGGCCGGGGCGAGCGCGACGGCGCGGTCCTGA
- a CDS encoding IS5 family transposase, which yields MARASTVERLVTDELWELIEPLLPRPRPRRRGARTGRPPVPDRAALAGIVFVLTTGIGWNDLPPELGCGSGTTCWRRLRDWQRAGVWDELHRVVLDRLGQAGVLDWSRAAVDSVSVRAKRRGEQTGPSPTDRGKAGSKYHVLCDRNGLPLHAVVTGANTHDSRILAELLDTNPGVRERRGQAGRPRRRPGKLHADKGYDYPRCRRYLTGRGIGVRIARRGVEDSSRLGRVRWVVERTMAWLLSFRRLGLRYERSRTSIEALLKLACALICLRRLP from the coding sequence ATGGCAAGGGCATCGACGGTCGAACGACTGGTCACCGACGAGCTGTGGGAGCTGATTGAGCCGCTGCTTCCCCGTCCTCGGCCACGTCGGCGAGGCGCGCGGACCGGCCGGCCACCAGTACCGGACCGGGCCGCGCTGGCGGGGATCGTGTTCGTGCTGACCACGGGGATCGGCTGGAACGACCTGCCGCCCGAGTTGGGCTGTGGATCAGGGACCACCTGCTGGCGACGGCTACGCGACTGGCAGCGGGCGGGGGTCTGGGATGAGCTGCACCGAGTAGTGCTCGATCGGCTCGGCCAGGCCGGGGTTCTGGACTGGTCGCGAGCTGCGGTGGACTCGGTCAGCGTGCGCGCCAAGCGCCGCGGCGAACAGACGGGGCCCTCGCCGACCGATCGTGGGAAGGCCGGGTCGAAGTACCACGTGTTGTGCGACCGCAACGGCCTGCCGCTGCACGCGGTCGTGACCGGCGCGAACACCCACGACAGCCGGATACTGGCCGAGCTGCTCGACACCAACCCCGGCGTCCGCGAACGGCGCGGCCAGGCCGGACGCCCGCGGCGGCGTCCCGGCAAGCTGCACGCCGACAAGGGCTACGACTATCCACGGTGTCGCCGCTACCTGACCGGGCGCGGGATCGGGGTGCGGATCGCTCGCCGCGGAGTCGAAGACTCCTCCCGGCTCGGCCGGGTCCGGTGGGTCGTGGAGCGCACGATGGCCTGGCTGCTGTCGTTCCGGCGGCTCGGGCTGCGCTACGAACGCTCCCGCACCAGCATCGAGGCCTTGCTGAAACTGGCGTGCGCGTTGATCTGTTTGCGCCGTCTGCCCTGA
- a CDS encoding RNA polymerase sigma factor, whose translation MGNTSTADAAGPSRTPGARVDALDPLSDAGLLRAHLDGDPQSFNELIRRHRTLLRIVALRVLENHHDADDAVQDGLLRAFRSADTYAGRSSVGAWLRTIIENTARTAARTRQRDQRRVTDISTSRLADTEQVGADPADVVTDRALIAMALAQIPTPWRRTFELIKVNGLSYAETAEVLGVPIGTVRSRINRANAARAQLRAKEREARGNHLEVVAEVRERVQGVRGAVGASQHGEASGDDEDEDLPDRDRVGRCRADRATGGRGSG comes from the coding sequence GTGGGGAACACGTCCACCGCCGACGCTGCCGGACCGAGCCGTACCCCCGGCGCACGGGTCGACGCTCTCGATCCGCTCTCGGATGCCGGTCTGCTGCGCGCCCACTTGGACGGCGACCCGCAGTCGTTCAACGAGCTGATCCGGCGCCACCGCACCCTGCTCCGCATCGTCGCCCTCCGGGTCCTGGAGAACCATCACGACGCCGATGACGCCGTGCAGGACGGTCTACTACGCGCTTTCCGCAGCGCGGACACCTACGCCGGGCGCAGTTCGGTCGGAGCTTGGCTTCGCACGATCATCGAGAACACCGCCCGCACCGCCGCTCGCACCCGGCAACGCGACCAACGCCGCGTCACCGACATCTCCACCAGCCGCCTTGCCGACACCGAACAGGTCGGTGCCGACCCCGCAGACGTGGTCACAGACCGGGCCCTTATCGCCATGGCGTTGGCCCAGATCCCCACCCCCTGGCGCCGGACCTTCGAGCTGATCAAGGTCAACGGACTGTCCTACGCAGAAACTGCCGAGGTCCTCGGCGTGCCCATCGGGACCGTCCGCAGCCGCATCAACCGGGCCAACGCCGCCCGAGCACAACTCCGGGCGAAGGAACGCGAAGCTCGCGGGAACCATTTAGAGGTCGTTGCAGAAGTCCGGGAGCGGGTGCAGGGGGTGCGAGGAGCGGTGGGAGCATCGCAGCATGGCGAGGCCTCGGGTGACGACGAAGACGAAGATCTTCCGGATCGAGATCGTGTTGGTCGATGTCGAGCCGACCGTGCGACGGGTGGTCGAGGTTCCGGGTGA